A segment of the Corticium candelabrum unplaced genomic scaffold, ooCorCand1.1 SCAFFOLD_94, whole genome shotgun sequence genome:
tacatacattttttctgttttatttaAAAGAATCCATAAGACCCAGTTACAGACACAATTGATTATGAAAACACTACAAAATTTACTTCTCATTGTAAATCGTTTAGGAGTAACTGTTCATTTTGCAAATGGATTcctgtaaaaattaaaatgaaatATATACTGGACAAAACGAGAAAAAATGCCATTAGAGGCTCTTGCAGTAGCCTTTGAGTATCATTTGAGATTCTACATAAAGACAGCACAGTACAGCAAACGCTACACCGATCATTTTCattttacatacataccagcgtcggatccaggaatttttggaAGAGGgtgttcaccgttagcagttatttatagcattactaattttctcttttctaatgaaattatatgaaattattgagccacgcctattggaaaaaaGGGGTTGAACCCCCCctaaccccctctggatcctgCCCTGCATACATATGTAGTATGTCCACCGCTTTCGGTGATGACTTCTTCTTCGATGTCTCTTATGTGGAAGAGGCGACATGAGGCCTGCTTTTGAGCGGCAAGGTAGGTAACACGCTGGACACTGTAGAGATGGATTGCAATTGGTGGTTgctaatgttgttgttgttgttgttgttgttgttgttgctgctgctgctgctgctgcttatGACGTTGTCTCGACTTCAGCAGCTTGAACACGTTTAGATATAATCATGCAAACCCTTGCAGATCTCTAGAGATCGACGTATATAGAGAACAGATAGAAATTAACATTTACCTGTCACAAGAAAACGAATAACGCCTAGAACAACTCCATCAGGTTCAGAAACGGTAGTTTGTTCCTCAGAAAGCAAAATGTCAGCAAGTTTTTTCACTTTCAACTTGACACTTGGAGAATCCTGGGACTCCCTAATCACATCCCATCTCGCCTCAGACCAACCTCTCATGTCATGGAACGAAGTAGCCCCATTCTCTTTCAAAACGGGCAACACGTCTGACAGACCTCGTCGATCTAGCCAAGCAATCAGTTCCAGCCACTGCAGAGCAAGTTCGGAGATTTCATTGATTTGGCTTCTCTCTTGTCCGTCGAACGTACTCTTTTGCAGAAAATTTATTCGAGCTAGGTCGTGCAGTGTATAAGTACCTACAAACGTACGAATGGCAACGTAAAGATACAAGCTTCTAGTAATTCTAGAGGACTAGTCAACACTGGACCACCTTCTTCGTGCAGTGTGCTGGCCAAACGAGATTTGCCGCGCTCGTGCAGCCACTCATTGAGTTTTTCGACGGCAAAAACAGCGGCAAAAACAGCGAGACTGAGAATATGCTTGAACTCCATTCCTAGGTGGCTGCCTGGCAGTCCCACGTGACGTCGcgctgtgtgtatgtgtctaggtatatatgtatgtaacaaaaaatacatgtatgtatatgtatgtatgtatactagAATTCCAAAGCAACTTCTATATGGGCAACTAGGAGAAGGGCAAAAACACCAAGGAGAACCGAAACTAGTTAAGGTGTAAGGACTCTCTAAAAAAATTCATCTGAAGTGCTGTGACATCAACCCTTCTAGGCTTGAGGCCCTGTGAAAGACAGAGCTTTGTGGCGACGCTGTTATCAAACGTCCACACACGAGTTTGAGCAAAAACGTGAACGCAAAATCTTAGTTATTACAAGAGGATACGGATGATCTCATGTTTCAAACTCTGTCGTTGCACGGAAGCATGCAAGTGAGAGTAGAGACACTGTTTTTACGTTTGAGCAGACGATTGAATAGCCTCgcacttccagaccagagtggACGCGAAGCACGAGAACTCTTAAAATTTTAGTCCTCACCGAGTCGgcactaaaatgatttcggaaatagccttctaagccaatcagctccttatagccggaatgtcggttgtaaatgctgattggtttagcagtaattggttatgctaaatgcactagcactgattgcgCACATATGAAACCCGCGTGGgtggctaagtgcacgccagagccgcgatgaagactctggtgcacgcacacatcttagtttagTAACAACTGTCCCAATCTGCGATGTACTGTACAATCAAATCTTTGTAAGACGTTCTCTCTACTCACAGCCACATTTCTATTAGTATATAAAAGAGCTAAGCCACTTAGAATGCTCGATCTTTtctgttatctactaactgatacatgtagcaaaatttttgcaacacCACACCCATTTCATTTATCGAGGCAAGTGCCTCggttgcctcatgcctagttacgccactgAGTGATGAATGGACGCTGTCATCTAGCTTCAGGctatgttaatttatttatttcatccACGCCAGACGTTTCTCTCACCAAATGTACAGGGACTCTAGTCTAGGCCAAACATACGGgttgatataaataaacacaaatgACACATGGATCAGGAGGCTGTAGAGGGTGAGAGGGAGCGAAGCAACTGGTGGGTGGGAGCTAGTACCCAGCCTGTTTACCACCCTTCAAGAAGGTAGTTGAAGAAGGTTGTTGCCAGAAGGAGATAAGACACATTTGTAGGAACGGTAGTGCCAGCTTCTACGGTCAGTGGAAGGAGAATTGGCCCCCTGTGTTACGTATACGTGtaatacagacatacacacacacacacacacacacacacacacacacacacacacacacacacacacacacacacacacacacacacacacacacacacatgtagtgCTCACGTGAGCTAGTTGCCTTCACGAGACTGCATGGTTGGGGGGGAAAAGGTATACATTTGCTCTGATCGatacattttacaagtagcacatctagaaagaaaatagcatgTATTGACATATTCGTAATCTTTGTGACAATTAATCGCATCCTACATGGTGCTCAGAAGACTCATACCTTTGGAAGCAAGGGTGTAAACACATTTTTATTTACTATAGTGTTGATTTATCGTAAGATTTACTATATATTACCAACTTTGTCATTAAATTGTATTTGGGGTTGTCTAATTACTATTTAAAATGTGATAGTTGCCTATGCTTAGGTGTTATAACGATACTTTATTGTATAAGACTGCTTTTCGGAATCCTGGAAGTAGTTGTTGGTAAGTTACACGTCGTACTcaaaatttgtgttttgtctgttaaaTTAGTTGCTTGCTAGCTAACCATATTTTTATGTGCAGCGCTAGTGCCAGTGATTCTTTTGTTGGGTGTATATTATTGGGTATATGGTTAAAGTGATTTACAACACTTGAAGAAATTTCAAATCAGGTATACACGAGGCTTATAACATTAGTTGCTCATTAACTGACATATCACAAGCCAGATGAATTAGCTGTGTTGGAATTTGTAAACATGTATAGTCTACATTTTTATATTCGATTGGTCGCTGATTATTTTCTTGACTGTCATGTTGTTATTTTACTATACTTACTCAGGTGCATGCAGTGCTcgaaatatttatttttttctaGTTGATCAGACATGTCCATTCAAACAGTAGATTGTCTGGACAGCTGGTTGATTTGATTGGACATTATTGTGACAATCTGCCATGGTCATCCCAAACTTGTTTCTCCATAGGTTGTGATAGAAGCGCTAACatgcaattttaattaatattagtgtTTTGAAGttttacataattaattaagtgtcatTTAGGTTTTGGTACTGTACTTTGAGCATCACACGGTATACTGATGTCAGATGTACTGTtccatagttaattaattaattaatctctttccccaattaattaaggtattGGCTATTGATATGCAGAAAAATAAgtctataaaaattattaatgaaGGCGTTGATAATAACTTACGGACTGTTGATCTGAATGATGGAATGTTTCAGCAAACTTATTATCTATCTCTTCTTCTACGTACAGTTTATTGTCAGTTGAAGATTGAATCATGCACAGTCCATCGATCGTGTGGCTGTTTTCACTTCCACGTCCTCCTAGGCTCACGAGCACGCGAGACAAATCAAAACGCAAATCGCTAAAACTAGGAATCCTTTAGTCAAACTTTCAAAAATATTGAAAATCAGGACGGATGAAACAGAATGTCAAGAAGAAACTCGACCAATTAGCTATACGCGCCTTGTATATAGTGTACGCAGATTTGACTATACAATCACCGATAAAACTACAACTTCAACAGAACAACTCCTAGCGATACTGTAAGTACTCACCACCATGAAATTCTACTGTTTTTTGGCTATTACGCTCTGTCTTGACAGCAATctacatttattatttagcAGTTTCGTGTTTCACGCCTGAAGTCTAGGCGACTCAGACTGGTGGACAGGTGAGTCTGTCGCtgttatgtcacgtgaccgatATAAAAACGTTACGTAGCGTGACAGCTGCGGATAGAGGAAGTTGGAACTTCATTTTGTTCTGCCAGACTCAACCATTTACTTCGCCGCCACTTAGCTTGATACGTAATAAAATTGCTAACGTTTTAAGCCCATCTTTTAACTAATAGCCTAAGAAGGTGCACGCTCAAAAAGCTACAGCGCGACTGTCGCGTGGGACTGCGAGGTAGCTAACAATGGAGTTCAGAGATGTTGTCGCTCTTGCTGTCATTGTTATTGGCCTGTTATGGTTTAAGGACTCTTTACAAGAAGACACAGAAGTTAGTGCATGGCTGGAAGAGCGCGACAAATCTCATTTGGCTAGCACACTGTACAAAGAAGGTGACAACTGGAATATGATAACCGGAATATTTTCTAGTCTTGTATCATTACGTTGCCATTCGTACGTTTGTAGGTATCTATACGCTGCACGAATTAGCTCGAATAAATTTTCTGCAAACGAGTACGTTCGACCGACAAGAGAGGAACGAAATCAATGAAGTCTCCAAACTTGCTAAGCAGTGGCTGGAACTGATGGCTTGGCTAGAGCGACGGGGTCTGCTAGACGTGTCGCCTGTTTTGAAAGAGAATGGGGTTGCTTCGTTGGATGTCATGAGAGGTTGGTCTGAGGCACGATGGGATGTGATTAGGGAGTCTCAGAATTCTGTGACTGTCAAGTTGAAAGTGAAAAAACTTGGGGATATTTTGCGTTCTGAGGAACAAATTACCGTTTCTGATGCTGATGATGGTGGAGTTGTTTGGTCTCTCGTAAATGTTGTTTGGAGGATTGTGACAGGTAAATGTCTATCTGTTCTAGCgagctattaattaagtgtctTGCGGAAGTTATGATGATGAGGGTGTGAAGCAGATTGGGTACGCCCCGGATATTGTGTATGGTCTTTAATACCAAGTTTCCTAGGAAAGtaagtacagtagaacctcgtaCAGGGCAAATTACAGTGGTTTTACTTCTCTTGGTTTTGCAATCCAAGGAAGGAAGTTATTCATTTTTGCACAAGAGGTTGGCAATTACAGCCCTGTGCCAAGCCCCGTTCGGATTAATGAATTGTTCTGGTCATCAAAAATGCCAAAACGCATAGCCTTGGAGGTTCAGACATTGCCTCGGACACCCAGACCACCAGCGCATTACGTATCTCTAcacacatgtcatgtttgtggtaaaggacactgctgcaatgactacatgtacttctaaataacgtgacagtcaggatt
Coding sequences within it:
- the LOC134197932 gene encoding uncharacterized protein LOC134197932 encodes the protein MEFKHILSLAVFAAVFAVEKLNEWLHERGKSRLASTLHEEGTYTLHDLARINFLQKSTFDGQERSQINEISELALQWLELIAWLDRRGLSDVLPVLKENGATSFHDMRGWSEARWDVIRESQDSPSVKLKVKKLADILLSEEQTTVSEPDGVVLGVIRFLVTGKC
- the LOC134197933 gene encoding uncharacterized protein LOC134197933, giving the protein MEFRDVVALAVIVIGLLWFKDSLQEDTEVSAWLEERDKSHLASTLYKEGIYTLHELARINFLQTSTFDRQERNEINEVSKLAKQWLELMAWLERRGLLDVSPVLKENGVASLDVMRGWSEARWDVIRESQNSVTVKLKVKKLGDILRSEEQITVSDADDGGVVWSLVNVVWRIVT